The following proteins are co-located in the Leptospira weilii genome:
- the lpdA gene encoding dihydrolipoyl dehydrogenase translates to MSAEFDVVVIGAGPGGYVCAIRSAQLGFKTAIIEKRKTLGGTCLNVGCIPSKALLDSSEEYHKALHKLEVHGITVGKVEVDLGKLMNRKDQIVKEVTDGVDFLIGKNKIKRYQGFGKVLSAGKVEVASSDGNKEIINAKHIVVATGSVPIDIPGLTVDGKNIITSDHAIDIRKIPKKMIIIGAGVIGLELGSVWARLGTAVTVVEFLPGLISNVDRQMGALLERSLTAQGMEFLFEHKVKGATTAKNGVKVQIEDSKGQLKELEADVVLVAVGRRPFLEGVGLEEAGVVLTSRKRIQVDGHFQTSVPGIYAIGDAIDGPMLAHKAEEEGVALAELLAGQSGHVNYDAVPYVIYTWPEMAWVGKGEEELKAAKIEYKTGKSLFRPNARSKAMNEAEGQVKILADKKTDKLLGAFIFGPRASDMVAELAVAMEFGASAEDIARSFHAHPTLSEVIKEAAMAVDKWAIHA, encoded by the coding sequence ATGTCAGCAGAATTTGACGTAGTCGTGATCGGTGCGGGACCGGGGGGCTACGTTTGCGCCATCCGGTCCGCTCAACTCGGTTTTAAAACCGCAATCATTGAAAAAAGAAAAACCCTCGGAGGCACCTGTCTCAATGTGGGTTGTATTCCCTCCAAAGCTCTTTTGGACTCATCCGAAGAATATCACAAAGCTCTGCACAAACTCGAAGTTCACGGGATTACCGTCGGAAAAGTCGAAGTAGATCTCGGCAAACTCATGAACCGAAAGGATCAGATCGTAAAGGAAGTCACCGACGGGGTCGACTTCTTAATAGGCAAAAATAAGATCAAACGTTACCAAGGTTTTGGAAAGGTCTTATCCGCGGGTAAAGTGGAAGTCGCATCGAGCGACGGAAACAAAGAAATCATCAACGCAAAACATATCGTAGTCGCAACTGGATCGGTTCCGATCGACATTCCCGGTTTGACCGTGGATGGAAAAAACATCATCACTTCCGATCACGCGATCGACATTCGTAAAATTCCTAAAAAGATGATCATCATCGGGGCCGGAGTGATCGGGCTTGAACTCGGATCGGTTTGGGCAAGGCTTGGAACCGCGGTTACGGTCGTGGAGTTCTTACCCGGACTGATTTCCAACGTGGACCGTCAAATGGGCGCGTTGCTAGAACGTTCTTTGACCGCGCAAGGCATGGAGTTCTTATTCGAGCACAAGGTCAAGGGGGCGACTACGGCAAAAAACGGAGTCAAGGTTCAAATCGAGGATTCTAAGGGGCAGCTCAAAGAATTGGAAGCGGATGTAGTTCTCGTCGCGGTCGGACGCAGGCCCTTCCTTGAAGGCGTGGGATTGGAAGAAGCGGGTGTCGTATTAACATCTCGTAAACGAATCCAAGTGGACGGACATTTTCAAACATCCGTTCCGGGAATCTATGCGATTGGGGATGCGATCGACGGACCGATGCTTGCGCACAAAGCGGAAGAAGAAGGTGTGGCTCTGGCCGAGCTTTTAGCGGGACAATCGGGACATGTCAATTACGACGCGGTTCCTTACGTCATATATACTTGGCCGGAAATGGCTTGGGTAGGAAAAGGCGAGGAAGAATTGAAAGCGGCGAAAATCGAATATAAAACCGGAAAATCGCTCTTTCGTCCAAATGCGCGCTCAAAAGCGATGAACGAAGCCGAAGGACAAGTCAAAATATTAGCGGATAAAAAAACGGATAAGCTTTTAGGAGCTTTTATATTCGGGCCGAGGGCTTCGGATATGGTGGCGGAATTGGCGGTTGCGATGGAATTTGGGGCTTCCGCGGAAGATATAGCGAGGAGTTTCCATGCGCATCCGACTTTGTCGGAAGTGATCAAAGAAGCGGCAATGGCGGTGGATAAGTGGGCGATTCACGCGTGA
- the carA gene encoding glutamine-hydrolyzing carbamoyl-phosphate synthase small subunit: MKAFLVLDNGTILEGESFGYETESVGEVVFNTSMAGYQEILTDPSYCNQIITLTYPMIGNYGIHPNNMESSKIQASGLIVKEYVDRPSNFLSQKTLSEFLKEYKIPAIQGIDTRKLTRYIRTNGSPNGGIFVAPEYSPRFLEKVKSFPGIINADLAKVVTTASKYIFGTHTGKKFKLAVYDYGVKTNILRLLDACGFAVTVYPALTPAEEIMKEGTDAFFLSNGPGDPAPLDYAIDATRKIMEKGYPLFGICLGHQIIGLSLGKKTEKMKFGHRGGNQPVKNLSTGQVEITSQNHGFAVIDDQKSDEPVSFVNLNDDTVEGILKSGYPLLTVQYHPESAPGPNDSRYLFQKFYDLVESAKRGL, translated from the coding sequence ATGAAAGCGTTTCTGGTTCTCGACAACGGCACGATTCTAGAAGGAGAATCCTTCGGCTACGAAACGGAATCCGTCGGAGAAGTCGTCTTCAATACTTCCATGGCGGGTTATCAGGAAATTCTCACCGACCCTTCCTACTGCAATCAAATCATAACGTTAACCTACCCGATGATCGGAAACTACGGAATCCATCCGAACAACATGGAATCCTCGAAAATCCAAGCGAGCGGACTGATCGTTAAAGAATACGTGGATCGTCCTTCGAACTTTCTTTCCCAAAAGACGCTTTCCGAATTTTTAAAAGAATATAAGATTCCCGCGATTCAAGGAATCGATACGCGCAAACTGACTCGTTATATCCGAACCAACGGTTCTCCGAACGGAGGAATCTTTGTGGCTCCGGAATATTCTCCCCGATTTCTGGAAAAGGTGAAGTCCTTTCCGGGAATCATCAACGCCGATCTTGCAAAGGTCGTAACGACCGCTTCGAAATACATCTTCGGAACTCATACCGGAAAAAAATTCAAACTCGCGGTGTACGACTACGGAGTTAAGACGAACATTCTCCGTTTGTTGGACGCGTGCGGTTTTGCGGTAACGGTGTATCCCGCTCTGACTCCCGCCGAAGAAATCATGAAAGAAGGAACGGACGCATTCTTTCTTTCCAACGGTCCCGGAGATCCGGCTCCGCTCGATTACGCGATCGATGCGACGCGCAAGATTATGGAGAAGGGTTATCCTCTTTTCGGAATCTGTCTCGGTCATCAAATCATCGGTTTGTCCTTAGGCAAAAAAACCGAAAAGATGAAGTTCGGTCATCGAGGCGGTAACCAACCGGTTAAGAATTTATCCACCGGACAAGTGGAGATCACTTCGCAAAACCACGGTTTTGCGGTGATCGACGATCAAAAATCGGACGAGCCCGTTTCGTTTGTAAACTTGAACGACGACACCGTGGAAGGGATTTTGAAATCCGGTTATCCTTTGCTGACCGTTCAATATCATCCGGAAAGCGCGCCCGGCCCGAACGATTCCCGTTATCTATTTCAAAAATTTTACGATCTCGTTGAGTCCGCAAAAAGAGGGTTATAA
- the odhB gene encoding 2-oxoglutarate dehydrogenase complex dihydrolipoyllysine-residue succinyltransferase yields MSVEIKVPEMGESITEATIANWVKKEGDAVKQDEILLELETDKATMEVPAPSSGVLQKIHKKAGDTVKVKEIIGLIDASAAPSSSSPTIQAPTAQSSGNDKFNDTLPPAVRKLIDDNGLSAASISGSGKNGQITKEDVLKAIETKTSASVATASAAVKTAPSPEIPKAVPVARRTDLPRENAVPMTRLRKVIAERLVSAQHNAAILTTFNEVDMSAVMELKNRYKDRFKEAHNVGLGFMSFFTKAAIHALKTIPAINAEIRGNDVVYKNFYDIGVAVGGPKGLVVPIVRDADLLSFAGVEQEIVRLANRVKDGKIELSEMEGGTFTISNGGIYGSMMSTPILNPPQSGILGLHNIVKRAVVVNDQIVIRPMMYLALSYDHRIVDGKEAVTFLVKVKEAIEDPTRLLLEL; encoded by the coding sequence ATGTCTGTAGAAATTAAGGTCCCCGAAATGGGGGAATCTATCACGGAAGCTACGATTGCAAATTGGGTTAAGAAAGAAGGAGACGCGGTAAAACAAGATGAGATTCTGCTGGAACTGGAAACCGACAAGGCGACCATGGAAGTTCCGGCGCCTTCTTCCGGTGTTCTTCAGAAAATTCATAAGAAGGCCGGAGATACGGTGAAAGTGAAGGAGATCATCGGCCTCATCGACGCCTCCGCAGCACCTTCTTCATCATCACCTACAATTCAAGCGCCGACAGCGCAATCTTCCGGAAACGACAAATTCAACGATACTCTTCCACCTGCGGTTCGTAAGCTGATCGACGACAATGGACTTAGCGCCGCTTCCATTTCCGGTTCCGGTAAGAATGGGCAGATCACAAAAGAAGACGTATTAAAAGCAATTGAAACAAAAACATCGGCTTCCGTAGCGACGGCATCCGCTGCGGTTAAAACGGCTCCTTCTCCGGAAATTCCAAAAGCGGTTCCTGTCGCGAGAAGAACGGATCTTCCGAGAGAAAACGCGGTTCCTATGACTCGTCTACGCAAAGTGATCGCGGAACGTCTCGTATCGGCGCAACACAACGCAGCTATTTTAACGACCTTTAACGAAGTGGATATGAGCGCCGTAATGGAGCTAAAGAATCGTTATAAGGATCGCTTTAAAGAGGCGCATAACGTGGGCCTTGGATTTATGAGTTTTTTTACGAAAGCGGCCATCCACGCGCTCAAAACGATTCCCGCGATCAACGCGGAAATTCGGGGAAACGACGTCGTATATAAGAACTTTTATGATATCGGGGTCGCTGTCGGAGGACCTAAGGGACTTGTGGTTCCGATCGTAAGAGACGCGGATCTTTTGAGCTTTGCGGGAGTGGAGCAAGAGATTGTAAGACTTGCCAACCGAGTTAAGGACGGAAAAATCGAACTTTCGGAGATGGAGGGCGGAACGTTTACGATTTCCAACGGGGGAATCTACGGCTCCATGATGTCCACTCCGATTTTAAACCCTCCTCAGAGCGGAATTTTAGGACTTCATAATATAGTAAAGCGTGCGGTGGTGGTAAACGATCAAATCGTGATCCGTCCGATGATGTATCTCGCACTTTCCTACGACCACAGAATCGTAGACGGGAAAGAAGCGGTTACGTTCCTCGTAAAGGTCAAGGAAGCGATCGAAGATCCGACCCGACTTTTACTCGAACTTTAA
- a CDS encoding 2-oxoglutarate dehydrogenase E1 component translates to MKIEKLMALYGENGVLLEELYNQYKLNPETVDKEWKSFFQEVDTNGLTNGSGYTNGNGKSAVATSFTDARAGSIREMGIINLLNAYRRQGHLAAKLDPLGIQKPNRTFIDSKLHSISPADLETVVDSDTLGRVKLAEIVDLYEKVYCNTIGAEHFYLVDDVEREWLQKRMESPEFLAPLPKSIKLRLFEKLFQADYFETFLAKKYVGKKRFSLEGGESFIPLLDTIVEEAGHHKMDGLVIGMAHRGRLNVLVNIIEKPASLIFAEFEEKTDKDNLSYADVKYHLGYSNSRMTTAGKEVKLSLAFNPSHLECVGPVVTGSVRARQELIGDKDRAKYMPILIHGDAAFAGQGVVAETLNLMNLEGYTTGGTFHIVVNNQIGFTTLPDESRSTLYATDLAKGFQIPIIHVNGDDPEAVYRVVKLGMEYRQKFKKDFIIDLVCYRRLGHNETDEPAFTQPKMYATIKNHPPTVKLYEKRLVEEGDIQQEDIDFIKNGSMHGLEDSFQRAKEQDVKIRVDTMQGVWSKFSKMSLDSEPATKLLAEQMHGIVQALTGVPQGFTPNSKLVKLLQSRKEMAEGKIPVDWGFAEALSFGSILESGFRIRLSGQDSQRGTFSHRHAVLVDTNTNEKYIPLNHISPKQAKAEIINSSLSEFSVLGFEYGYSLSDPNALVIWEAQFGDFANSAQVIFDQFISSSEVKWQRLSGLTMLLPHGYEGQGPEHSSARLERFLQLCALNNMQVCNLTTAAQYFHLLRRQMLRNYRKPLVIVTPKSLLRFPASLSPVEDILQGAFREILVDDSGSKSDKIEKVIFSAGKVYYDLMKYRDENKVKNVALVRVEQIYPFPEKEIENVLKTFKNAKQFVWCQEEPKNQGAWFFVRERIEDMIPANIRLTYAGRHESPSPAAGHMKLHLQEQDQLVLEAFQG, encoded by the coding sequence ATGAAGATCGAAAAACTCATGGCGCTTTATGGAGAGAACGGAGTTCTCCTGGAAGAACTTTATAATCAGTACAAACTCAATCCCGAAACAGTGGACAAAGAATGGAAATCCTTCTTTCAAGAAGTGGACACCAATGGTCTTACAAACGGAAGCGGATATACGAACGGAAACGGAAAGTCCGCTGTGGCGACTTCTTTTACCGATGCTCGGGCCGGTTCCATCCGAGAGATGGGGATCATCAACCTTCTCAACGCATACAGAAGACAAGGGCATCTTGCGGCAAAATTAGACCCTCTCGGAATTCAAAAGCCGAATCGTACATTCATCGATTCCAAACTGCATAGTATTTCTCCCGCAGATTTAGAAACGGTCGTGGATAGCGATACTCTCGGAAGAGTGAAGCTTGCTGAGATCGTGGATCTTTATGAGAAAGTTTACTGCAATACGATCGGAGCGGAGCACTTTTACTTAGTCGACGATGTGGAAAGAGAATGGCTTCAAAAAAGGATGGAGTCTCCGGAATTCTTAGCTCCTCTGCCTAAGAGCATCAAACTCAGACTGTTCGAAAAGTTATTCCAAGCGGATTACTTCGAAACGTTTCTTGCGAAAAAATACGTCGGTAAAAAAAGATTCTCACTCGAAGGGGGAGAATCCTTCATTCCTCTTCTTGATACGATCGTGGAAGAGGCGGGTCATCATAAGATGGACGGACTTGTGATCGGAATGGCGCACAGAGGACGACTGAACGTTCTCGTAAACATCATCGAAAAACCCGCGTCACTCATCTTTGCCGAATTCGAAGAGAAGACCGATAAGGATAACCTGAGTTATGCGGACGTTAAGTATCACTTGGGATATTCCAACAGTAGAATGACTACCGCGGGGAAAGAGGTCAAACTTTCTCTCGCGTTCAATCCGAGTCACTTGGAATGTGTGGGCCCTGTCGTAACAGGATCCGTTCGCGCTCGTCAGGAACTTATCGGAGATAAGGATCGCGCGAAATACATGCCGATTCTGATTCACGGGGACGCAGCGTTTGCGGGTCAGGGTGTGGTAGCGGAAACTCTCAATCTGATGAATCTCGAAGGTTATACTACGGGCGGAACCTTTCACATCGTGGTCAACAACCAGATCGGATTTACGACACTTCCCGACGAATCCAGATCCACGTTGTATGCAACCGATCTTGCAAAAGGATTTCAAATCCCAATCATCCACGTAAACGGAGACGATCCGGAAGCGGTTTACCGAGTTGTTAAACTCGGGATGGAATACCGTCAAAAATTCAAAAAAGATTTTATCATCGATTTAGTTTGTTACAGAAGACTCGGTCACAATGAAACCGACGAACCTGCTTTTACGCAGCCTAAAATGTACGCTACGATTAAAAATCATCCCCCTACGGTGAAACTCTACGAGAAAAGACTCGTGGAAGAAGGCGATATCCAACAGGAAGACATCGACTTTATCAAAAACGGATCGATGCACGGACTGGAAGATTCTTTCCAAAGAGCCAAAGAGCAGGACGTTAAGATTCGTGTCGATACCATGCAGGGTGTTTGGTCCAAGTTTTCTAAGATGTCTTTGGATTCGGAACCCGCTACAAAACTTCTTGCCGAGCAGATGCATGGAATCGTTCAGGCGTTAACCGGCGTTCCTCAAGGTTTTACTCCGAATTCCAAACTCGTAAAACTTCTTCAAAGTAGAAAGGAAATGGCGGAAGGAAAAATTCCCGTAGATTGGGGATTTGCAGAAGCGCTTTCGTTTGGATCGATCTTGGAAAGCGGGTTTAGAATTCGGCTTTCCGGTCAGGATTCTCAGAGAGGAACGTTCTCTCACCGTCATGCGGTTCTAGTAGACACGAATACGAACGAGAAATACATTCCTCTCAATCATATCTCTCCGAAGCAGGCTAAGGCGGAGATCATCAATTCCTCACTTTCCGAATTTTCGGTTTTGGGCTTTGAATACGGATATTCTCTTTCGGATCCGAACGCACTCGTGATATGGGAAGCTCAGTTCGGAGACTTTGCGAACAGCGCGCAGGTGATCTTCGATCAGTTCATTTCCAGTTCCGAAGTGAAGTGGCAAAGACTTTCAGGACTTACGATGCTTCTTCCTCACGGTTACGAAGGTCAGGGACCGGAACATTCTTCCGCGAGATTGGAAAGATTTTTACAACTCTGTGCGCTCAACAATATGCAGGTTTGTAACCTCACGACCGCGGCTCAGTATTTTCATCTTTTAAGAAGGCAGATGCTTAGAAATTACCGCAAACCTCTCGTGATCGTAACTCCGAAAAGTTTGCTGAGATTTCCGGCTTCTCTTTCTCCCGTAGAAGACATTCTTCAGGGCGCGTTTAGAGAGATTCTTGTGGACGACAGCGGTTCCAAATCTGACAAAATCGAAAAGGTGATCTTCTCCGCAGGTAAAGTATATTATGATTTAATGAAATACCGTGATGAGAATAAGGTTAAGAACGTGGCGCTCGTTCGTGTGGAACAGATTTATCCGTTCCCTGAGAAAGAAATTGAAAACGTTCTCAAAACCTTCAAAAACGCAAAACAGTTCGTTTGGTGTCAGGAGGAGCCTAAGAACCAAGGAGCTTGGTTCTTTGTTCGGGAAAGAATCGAAGATATGATTCCCGCAAACATAAGACTTACGTATGCGGGAAGACACGAGTCGCCGAGCCCTGCCGCAGGTCATATGAAACTGCACTTACAGGAACAGGATCAGCTCGTTCTGGAGGCGTTTCAAGGGTAG
- a CDS encoding glycoside hydrolase family 3 N-terminal domain-containing protein, protein MRLIVVFLLLINFSIQVVGLILTFFAKDPILLKIRDIVPWIVSALTLTHLLLFLPALKIVSLSRTMRRLHFFFSVIPLLSIFVYSYLETDFQGSKRFVSGADRIILAKYAEHVLVGYRNDEQLSELLRIPFAGFFITAHNVTDLDTNGLRAKIERIQIVRKNIGFPPAIIASDQEGGPVSRLSPPLPRPKGLGELYKGSSTFISDKAEIRKELRIASETLSDIGLNLNFAPVADLKKEHSNSLDFFSKISSRAVSENPEIASEAVGIASEILLQNGILPTLKHFPGIASVREDTHFFSGFITKSVSESEQTDLIPFRKNVEKFPLLAFMLSHSIWKGVDPENPVSVSEAVIRRYVREKISSEVILITDDLNMFPVFYRKGGISKAASDSLRAGTDLLLISYDGEQAYRVLYDLIREEEQERSVDLNPSKERLTRVRKFLFK, encoded by the coding sequence ATGCGTCTTATTGTTGTATTTCTCTTATTGATCAATTTTTCGATTCAAGTTGTAGGTTTAATTCTGACTTTTTTCGCAAAGGATCCGATCCTACTCAAGATTCGGGACATTGTCCCTTGGATCGTTTCCGCTTTGACGTTAACGCATCTTTTACTATTTCTTCCCGCTTTAAAAATCGTTTCATTGAGTAGAACGATGCGTCGGCTTCACTTCTTTTTTTCTGTGATTCCTCTTTTAAGTATATTCGTATATTCTTATTTGGAAACGGACTTTCAGGGAAGTAAACGTTTCGTATCGGGCGCGGATCGAATCATTCTCGCCAAATACGCCGAACACGTTCTCGTCGGTTACAGAAACGACGAACAACTTTCCGAATTGCTCCGGATTCCCTTTGCGGGTTTTTTCATAACGGCGCATAATGTAACCGATCTCGATACGAACGGTTTGCGAGCGAAAATCGAAAGGATTCAGATTGTAAGGAAAAATATAGGTTTTCCTCCGGCGATCATCGCTTCCGATCAGGAGGGCGGCCCCGTTTCGCGTTTGTCTCCTCCTTTGCCGAGACCGAAAGGTTTGGGAGAGTTGTATAAGGGAAGTTCGACTTTTATTTCGGATAAGGCGGAGATTCGTAAAGAGCTGAGAATCGCAAGCGAGACGTTAAGTGATATCGGTTTGAATCTTAATTTCGCGCCGGTTGCGGATTTAAAAAAGGAACATTCCAATTCTCTGGATTTTTTTAGTAAGATCAGTTCTCGCGCGGTCTCCGAAAATCCGGAGATTGCCTCGGAAGCGGTAGGGATCGCTTCCGAAATTCTTTTACAAAACGGAATCTTACCTACGTTGAAACATTTTCCCGGAATCGCTTCGGTTCGAGAAGACACACATTTTTTTTCCGGGTTCATAACGAAATCGGTTTCCGAATCGGAGCAAACCGATTTGATTCCGTTTCGAAAGAACGTGGAAAAATTTCCGTTACTTGCGTTTATGCTTTCGCATTCGATCTGGAAAGGGGTCGATCCCGAAAATCCGGTCTCCGTTTCCGAAGCGGTGATCAGACGTTATGTGAGGGAAAAAATTTCTTCCGAAGTGATTCTAATCACCGACGATCTGAACATGTTTCCGGTTTTTTATCGGAAGGGAGGAATTTCGAAAGCGGCGTCGGATAGTCTTCGCGCCGGCACGGATCTTTTACTGATTTCTTACGACGGAGAGCAGGCATATCGGGTTCTTTACGATTTGATTCGGGAAGAGGAACAAGAAAGATCCGTAGATTTGAATCCGAGTAAGGAACGCCTGACTCGGGTTCGAAAATTTCTTTTTAAATGA
- a CDS encoding WG repeat-containing protein translates to MNTSIPSYAGDFESDSVVQDPYSQYGTPTNPNVSASVMMELIWVVAKLFERPYAALVGDKYGYIDKTGKFIIPSQFDNAHSFSEGLAAVQIGKKWGFIDKTGNFVIPPRFYYAESFSEGLAAVQICEEGSDNGCWKWKYGYIDKTGNFVIPPQFYNADSFSEGLAAIDFCETGPEHECRYGYIDKTGNFVIQPQFKNAYSFSEGLASVQIGEKWGIVNKKGDIVIRPRFEDAIFFSEGLASVQTGKTWEWKNGYMDKTENIVIPSQFDNAHSFSEGLAAVKIGEQWGYINRLGKLVIQPKFDYVYSFSKGLARVSIHGQYGFIDKTGNFVIQPQFYNAYSFSGGLAAVKICVEREPEQGCLKLKYGYIDKTGNVAIPPQFEIASHFSEGLALAVRNKIWIAIQRNDRDRRCQDLPPNLCQ, encoded by the coding sequence TTGAACACAAGCATCCCCTCCTATGCAGGAGACTTTGAATCTGATTCGGTTGTTCAGGACCCGTATTCGCAATATGGAACTCCGACAAATCCTAATGTCTCAGCGTCTGTAATGATGGAACTTATATGGGTGGTGGCAAAGCTCTTTGAAAGGCCCTACGCCGCTTTAGTTGGGGATAAATACGGATATATAGATAAGACCGGAAAATTTATAATTCCATCTCAATTTGATAACGCACATTCCTTTTCGGAGGGTCTTGCGGCCGTTCAGATTGGGAAAAAATGGGGGTTTATAGACAAGACCGGAAATTTTGTAATTCCACCTCGATTTTATTATGCAGAGTCTTTTTCAGAGGGTCTTGCGGCCGTTCAGATTTGTGAAGAAGGGAGCGATAACGGATGCTGGAAATGGAAATACGGGTACATAGACAAAACCGGAAATTTTGTAATTCCACCTCAATTTTATAACGCTGATTCTTTTTCAGAGGGTCTTGCGGCGATTGATTTTTGTGAAACGGGACCAGAGCACGAATGTAGATACGGATATATAGACAAGACCGGAAATTTTGTAATTCAACCTCAATTTAAAAACGCCTATTCTTTTTCAGAAGGCCTTGCTTCCGTTCAGATTGGAGAAAAATGGGGAATTGTAAATAAGAAGGGAGACATTGTTATTCGACCTCGATTTGAGGATGCAATTTTCTTTTCAGAGGGACTTGCTTCTGTTCAGACTGGAAAAACATGGGAATGGAAAAATGGGTACATGGACAAAACCGAAAACATCGTAATTCCATCTCAATTTGATAACGCACATTCCTTTTCGGAGGGACTTGCGGCCGTTAAGATTGGAGAACAATGGGGGTATATAAATCGATTGGGAAAATTGGTAATCCAACCTAAATTTGATTATGTATATTCTTTTTCAAAGGGCCTTGCACGTGTTTCTATACATGGGCAATATGGGTTTATAGACAAAACCGGAAATTTTGTAATTCAGCCTCAATTTTATAATGCCTATTCTTTTTCAGGGGGTCTTGCGGCCGTTAAGATTTGTGTAGAAAGAGAGCCGGAACAGGGATGTTTGAAATTAAAATACGGATATATAGACAAGACCGGAAATGTTGCAATTCCACCTCAATTTGAAATAGCGTCGCATTTTTCGGAAGGGCTGGCACTTGCAGTGCGTAACAAAATATGGATAGCGATCCAACGGAATGACAGAGATCGACGATGTCAGGATTTGCCCCCAAATTTGTGTCAATGA
- a CDS encoding DUF4349 domain-containing protein — protein sequence MLTRMLFGSYYWILFLFSTGIIFAGPTTDTDHSHLAKRFYAHSLKVVVESEKVSKSRDRIQNLVHNYRGFISKSTNANIKFKIPFASQDHFLIELRNLELVEKSDETIQDVTDLFEEYAKRLEIDREFLQKYEKLFEEDKIPKRERRHLLVKQHNVSLDIEKLERKKRDLIQKTKFSDFTVSFVPIKQKGY from the coding sequence ATGCTGACTCGAATGTTGTTCGGTTCGTATTATTGGATTCTATTTCTTTTTTCGACCGGAATCATTTTTGCAGGACCTACAACCGATACGGATCATTCTCACTTAGCTAAACGGTTCTACGCGCATTCGCTCAAAGTGGTGGTGGAATCGGAAAAAGTTTCCAAGTCTCGGGATCGAATCCAAAACCTCGTTCATAACTATCGGGGTTTTATTTCGAAAAGTACGAACGCCAATATCAAGTTCAAGATTCCGTTCGCAAGTCAGGATCATTTTCTGATCGAGCTGCGAAATCTCGAACTGGTCGAGAAAAGTGACGAAACGATCCAGGATGTTACCGATCTTTTCGAGGAATATGCAAAACGATTGGAGATCGATCGCGAATTTCTTCAGAAATATGAGAAATTGTTCGAAGAGGATAAAATTCCCAAACGGGAGAGAAGACATCTGCTCGTAAAACAACACAATGTTTCCTTGGATATAGAGAAGTTGGAACGTAAAAAGCGGGATCTGATTCAAAAGACTAAATTCTCCGATTTTACGGTTTCTTTTGTTCCGATAAAACAAAAAGGATATTAG